One window from the genome of Salvelinus sp. IW2-2015 linkage group LG30, ASM291031v2, whole genome shotgun sequence encodes:
- the LOC111955137 gene encoding uncharacterized protein isoform X2: MAACRGALAMWAGCVRSHGNRLPVKQQCWSLAQALDVQWSGQIRPLSSASWALVPPNSLRYQNIKQPSLSHPFHHASHSQRAPGLDEDWEETVSLCVLVRTVPGECDDQHTLVEVPLFGQTKQSEILAPRGVGRPVEFLFPMTTVDGSREDDISVGKMNEGEWLHDDAEKRERGSFRSLFETEGCPAPFMYGSRFYCFHCPGMEPLPGYGDKSGNMIGLEKELSLFHTSLYSSYTERETVEGAHSDKEREDEEKLALMYEKLRIELPSFFVKSHDYTMYTNDIEFVNCILNAKTRGRVLYQLSLSLWRLLCLCYYAEARLEVLKLTKHPEDRTIKARWRVRGLPFLSLLLRFYRKDKTDLYSLSTGHMMRSPPSTLAMMDSYTVTKWKK; the protein is encoded by the exons ATGGCTGCATGTAGAGGGGCCCTCGCCATGTGGGCGGGGTGTGTGAGGAGCCATGGCAACAGGCTACCAGTCAAGCAACAGTGCTGGAGTCTTGCACAG GCGCTGGATGTGCAGTGGAGTGGACAGATTCGGCCTCTCAGCAGCGCGTCATGGGCCCTGGTTCCCCCCAACAGTCTGAGGTACCAGAACATCAAGCAGCCGTCCCTGTCACACCCCTTCCACCATGCCAGCCACAGCCAGAGGGCCCCGGGCCTGGACGAGGACTGGGAAGAGACTGTCAGCCTGTGTGTGCTGGTGCGGACTGTCCCTGGGGAGTGTGATGACCAGCACACCCTGGTGGAGGTGCCTCTGTTTGGGCAGACTAAACAAAGTGAGATCCTGGCTCCGAGAGGAGTCGGTAGGCCCGTGGAGTTCCTCTTCCCCATGACCACTGTGGATGGGAGCCGAGAGGACGACATCAGCGTTGGGAAGATGAACGAGGGAGAATGGCTGCATGATGAtgcagaaaagagggagagaggatcgTTCCGAAGCCTGTTTGAGACGGAAGGATGTCCTGCTCCATTTATGTATGGATCCAGGTTTTACTGCTTCCACTGTCCTGGAATGGAGCCGTTGCCTGGTTACGGGGACAAATCGGGCAATATGATTGGACTAGAGAAAGAGTTGTCGCTGTTCCACACCTCTCTGTATAGTAGctacacggagagagagacagtggagggGGCACACAGcgacaaagagagggaggatgaggagaaacTGGCCTTGATGTATGAAAAGCTGAGGATTGAG CTTCCTAGTTTTTTTGTGAAGAGTCATGACTACACCATGTACACAAATGATATCGAGTTTGTCAACTGTATTCTAAATGCCAAGACCAG GGGCAGAGTTCTGTACCAGCTGAGCCTGTCTCTGTGGAGGCTGCTGTGTCTCTGTTACTATGCTGAGGCCCGGTTAGAGGTATTGAAACTGACTAAGCACCCAGAGGACAGGACCATCAAGGCCAGGTGGAGGGTCAGAGGactgcccttcctctctctgctgctgagATTCTACCGCAAGGACAAAACTGACCTCTACAG TCTTTCAACAGGTCATATGATGCGTTCTCCACCTTCTACCTTGGCCATGATGGACTCATACACTGtcacaaagtggaaaaa ATGA
- the LOC111955137 gene encoding uncharacterized protein isoform X1, translating to MAACRGALAMWAGCVRSHGNRLPVKQQCWSLAQALDVQWSGQIRPLSSASWALVPPNSLRYQNIKQPSLSHPFHHASHSQRAPGLDEDWEETVSLCVLVRTVPGECDDQHTLVEVPLFGQTKQSEILAPRGVGRPVEFLFPMTTVDGSREDDISVGKMNEGEWLHDDAEKRERGSFRSLFETEGCPAPFMYGSRFYCFHCPGMEPLPGYGDKSGNMIGLEKELSLFHTSLYSSYTERETVEGAHSDKEREDEEKLALMYEKLRIELPSFFVKSHDYTMYTNDIEFVNCILNAKTRGRVLYQLSLSLWRLLCLCYYAEARLEVLKLTKHPEDRTIKARWRVRGLPFLSLLLRFYRKDKTDLYRSYDAFSTFYLGHDGLIHCHKVEKMMTAQPPILPRVTTLLAGALVALGVQEHRPALNLLPPLLSSLRQSRDGEKGGSRGRSMCVP from the exons ATGGCTGCATGTAGAGGGGCCCTCGCCATGTGGGCGGGGTGTGTGAGGAGCCATGGCAACAGGCTACCAGTCAAGCAACAGTGCTGGAGTCTTGCACAG GCGCTGGATGTGCAGTGGAGTGGACAGATTCGGCCTCTCAGCAGCGCGTCATGGGCCCTGGTTCCCCCCAACAGTCTGAGGTACCAGAACATCAAGCAGCCGTCCCTGTCACACCCCTTCCACCATGCCAGCCACAGCCAGAGGGCCCCGGGCCTGGACGAGGACTGGGAAGAGACTGTCAGCCTGTGTGTGCTGGTGCGGACTGTCCCTGGGGAGTGTGATGACCAGCACACCCTGGTGGAGGTGCCTCTGTTTGGGCAGACTAAACAAAGTGAGATCCTGGCTCCGAGAGGAGTCGGTAGGCCCGTGGAGTTCCTCTTCCCCATGACCACTGTGGATGGGAGCCGAGAGGACGACATCAGCGTTGGGAAGATGAACGAGGGAGAATGGCTGCATGATGAtgcagaaaagagggagagaggatcgTTCCGAAGCCTGTTTGAGACGGAAGGATGTCCTGCTCCATTTATGTATGGATCCAGGTTTTACTGCTTCCACTGTCCTGGAATGGAGCCGTTGCCTGGTTACGGGGACAAATCGGGCAATATGATTGGACTAGAGAAAGAGTTGTCGCTGTTCCACACCTCTCTGTATAGTAGctacacggagagagagacagtggagggGGCACACAGcgacaaagagagggaggatgaggagaaacTGGCCTTGATGTATGAAAAGCTGAGGATTGAG CTTCCTAGTTTTTTTGTGAAGAGTCATGACTACACCATGTACACAAATGATATCGAGTTTGTCAACTGTATTCTAAATGCCAAGACCAG GGGCAGAGTTCTGTACCAGCTGAGCCTGTCTCTGTGGAGGCTGCTGTGTCTCTGTTACTATGCTGAGGCCCGGTTAGAGGTATTGAAACTGACTAAGCACCCAGAGGACAGGACCATCAAGGCCAGGTGGAGGGTCAGAGGactgcccttcctctctctgctgctgagATTCTACCGCAAGGACAAAACTGACCTCTACAG GTCATATGATGCGTTCTCCACCTTCTACCTTGGCCATGATGGACTCATACACTGtcacaaagtggaaaaa ATGATGACGGCCCAGCCGCCCATCCTGCCCAGGGTGACCACTCTGTTAGCGGGGGCCCTTGTGGCCCTGGGGGTCCAGGAGCACCGGCCAGCCCTCAACCTTCTGCCccccctgctctcctccctccgACAGAGCCGAGACGGAGAGAAAGGAGGGTCTAGAGGAAGGAGCATGTGTGTACCATGA